The genome window ggcgaaaaacggcgaacatttggtcgaatctttccattactatcatatcgtgaaaaaccaaatagctgagctaataattggcagtcgatgtgcgccatcttggaaaatagctcgaaatagacttcctcgacagtcgttcaagattaGAACTGAGATCTGGAACTAAATTAACCAATCAAATCTTGCGCACTTAAATgacctagcaactgtcaatcaaatgcaGGATAAGTCCTTTTGAACAATAAAGCAGTCTTGCGCATCATATCAGTTCACAAGTACGTAAGATTTAGGCTACGCACTCAAatgcatagcaaccggcatagcaaccgtcactcaaactgccggcgaagtgacttcattttttatacagggattgaatacgagtgtcacggccctggtataACGTTAACACTTtttaacacttttaagtgttattATGTTAAAAATCACATGTTGTAAAAaaaacctcaaatgacctttaacccgaTTTTTATTATTGTGCCCGGGCAAGATTCAATTAAAATCGGACAAAGTACGACAGagctacattatcatgattattaaaaCAATAATGAGAATATGTATTGATAAACAATATTTTAACTGagaagaacccagcaaacacaaacaggttatattttgggttttggtttagatgtcggcttatataaaggtcatgcaaacTTTTGTTAagcttttttatgaaaatgcattacaacaatgttttaaaaatgtttttaaaatgttattgtaaaatatttttcgtaAACATTCAatgccaaacattttgtcaacagttacataaaattatgttagaatatttgcatttgattatcaaaaaatgtttttgaatgttatgaaacattttataccctttatatgcctttatataacccgacattgaaacgttttctggcaaccttttctaaccttttgcggatgatgtcgaaaacgttttatgtttgctgggaagatgCTAAAATCACGACATGCCCCTTTAACCATGACAATCGCTGCTCTCATTCACACAGGATACGCGGATTTTTTGGGAACTTCTTACATCGATGACAAAGCCCTCTATGCGAATACATGGGCAATATTTATTCCTGACGAACCACAATTTCCTACCAATGGGTATCTTTCGATGACTGTTGGGCGAGACTCGTGTATTCCGCATGGCTCGGTGTTTGCCGGAGTGTCTGTTGGATGGGAATTGAAACgtaagtttgtttttgtttgtttgtctgtttgtttgtttttgtttgtttgtttttgtttgtttgtttaataccATAGAAAAAGGTTTGGAAAGACAGTGGTCCGATCAACAACCTAGCAAGACGGAAGCGCTTCACACCATGAACAAATACAAGCATAATTCAAATCATCAGCAGTGGCGTACTGAGCCAGTGGGTGAGGCGTACACGACGGTCCccgaaaaaaaaaagtgttttagtCTACCGCAGGGGAAAGCGCACTGGACAATCGGTAGGCCTAAACACGAAATTTTGCATTgctgaccccaattttttttcggggacCGTCGTGTACGCCTCACCCACTGGCTTAGTGCGCCACTGCTGAACGCTCTATAATTTAAATTATGATCGTATTTGTTCATCATTTATATATATTCAATATATatatcaaagtacgccctctccttttgtgtccgccatatttcaaaaaggcttatattgaacgctaaaattcagaAACCGCTCTGTGTATTTGGTTGATtattaatgttatataatctacattaccagtcgttctccatggactcGGGGAGGGTATAAGCCCATCTGAGCCCACCCATAATATTCAACTATTGTCTCCGCCATATTGACGCCAGtgtgtgggtttctgatcaaatcaacctcatatttggtgATTTTAGCCTAACAAGTGCCAATATTTATgctcttcgtgcgaatttgttccacttttgcattaTATTTCATCACTTTATTTTAATATGGCAACATTTCAAGCGATGGACTTAATCTGTCGCTAAAAGGGGCTGGATTCATTATTTGACTTCAATGACAACAAGCTACTAATGATTtccttttgatgtattttttgaATAGAGCATATCGTGTCTACTTCAGGATATTACAACTATGAGGAAGGAATCGCCGACCCTGACGCATACTTTGCTGTGCCTGACTACTGCGAAGAGGTAAAATTCAAAGATTAATTCATTGTTGGTCATTTTTAAATTAACCTTACAGTTTATATCGAAAGGATTGGTAGTAGGCTATGCCTGCGCATATAATACATTATAGGGCCTACCAACCAACTTATTCCCATAGTATCTGAAATCCTCCTGCGATCTCCTGTATCAATCCAGCCAGCTTAAATTATatatcatgtcccacaaaaaatactgtccatgcattcataccccagcccttaacaccaGTGTTTGCAAAATATACATTACCAAGCATTATTGGGgtttttttctgacatttaccgaagaaattaattgttttttcctttcatttgaccgagaaaatgaattatgaagtgaaaaggtcTAACTAAAAATTTTactaatttcaacaccgaattcgatcagtgcctaattaaatgactgagtgggtcttgtgTAACAATAGCCATCGACAGACAATCGTTCTGAGTGCAAATTCACGAGGAAAAAACGAATAATTTAATGGGAGCATATTTCCTTCCATGGATACTGAAGTCAATAGTAATTttggtgcaactttcaaatcttgggttactttcatttaaatgtaaaCACTGCATACACTATATTGGGAACATTacaacaaatgaggtatcataataggcaaaaataaattaaacttcTAGTGCTTTATATacaaatacaccaggcacaaaaagaaactcgtcagttatattcatccttgctgttcaataacttgataattttggattattctgaaatatatattttgttaattaaactttgctttctcatgtgacaccctgttcgtgaaaaacgaacaagaattgccaagatatgcgcctccaaagcctcaaacccccggggggggggggtactcagtacaaatgaccatacggggacgtgccgcaaacatggg of Amphiura filiformis chromosome 14, Afil_fr2py, whole genome shotgun sequence contains these proteins:
- the LOC140169808 gene encoding development-specific protein LVN1.2-like produces the protein MTVGRDSCIPHGSVFAGVSVGWELKQHIVSTSGYYNYEEGIADPDAYFAVPDYCEEKPRKNGGAGRPEGRPDAERPSKGRKTD